The Pseudophryne corroboree isolate aPseCor3 chromosome 12, aPseCor3.hap2, whole genome shotgun sequence genomic sequence actcactattactgtctctGCTCACTGTTACTCTCTGCTCACTATTATTGTCTCTGCTCAGTGTTAATCTGTGTCTGTTCACTAGTACTGTCTATGCTTACTGTTACCCTGTCTCTGCTCGCTGTTACCGTCTCTGCTCATTGTACCTTTCTGTCTATGCTCACTGTTTCTCTGTGTCTGCTCACTATTAGTCTATGCTCATCCTTACGATGTCTCTTTGCTCaccattactctctctgcacactaTTACTGTATCTCGGCCACATTACTCTCTCTGCTCACCGTTACTCTCTGTTCACTTTTATGGTATCACTTTGTTCACTGTTACTCTGTTCTCCTGATTACTGTCTGCTCACCATTACTCTATTCTCACTCTTACGGTGTCTCTGCTCACCAATTGACTCTCTCTGCTCATTATAACTTAACCCTTCTGACCCCGCTCCATACGAGTTCATTAACCCTTCTCGCCCTGCTTTCCTCTCCCCTTCGCTGTTCCACTCTCTCCTAGCTTTCTGTGTGTCTTCCTCGCCTGTCTCTTTACCGATCACATAGACACAGGAACTCAGCAGGGTCTCGCCGGTTACTGTAGGTGTCTGTCCATACTCTGATTGCTCCCCCCATCCCCACAGGTCAATATGGCGGCTGCGCAGACTGAGGTGGAACGAGCCATTGTGACGGTGGTGAAGTGTTTCTTTGATCATGCATGCGAGGAGGGCAAGAAAGAGACTCTGAGTGTGGGGGAATTCAGCAAGCTGGTCTCCACAGAGCTCCCACACCTGATGAAGGTgagtcatcatcatcatttatgTATATGGCGGCACAGATACCGTGGAGCCGTACAGCCAAAGTACAAGAGCACAATACAGGGTAAACTAAACAAAGACGTGACAGGGACAAGAGATAGATCAGGCCCTGTGCATGGGAGCTTACAATCCATGGGAGAGGAGGAAGTGAGAGACAGAATAGAAGAGGAGGAAGCGAATGGCAGGGCTGGCAGAGGGGACTGTTAGGCCAGTAAGAAGAGGTGGGTTCTGACCCATCGTTTGAAAACTTTATGATTGAGGGATAGTCTGCTGGGACTGGAGGTGGAGGCAGCGCAGGAGAAGTCCTGGAGCTGGGAATGTGAGGAGTAATAAGATGCGACCTCACCAGGCAAGTGATTAAGGGGAGAGGAAGCCACTAAGGGAAAGGTTACAATAGTGGAAGTGGGAGAAGATAAGTGAGTGGACCAGGGAATAAGTTGCATTCTAGTGGGGAAGGTGTAGTCTGGGACTGGAGGTGGAGGCAGCACAGGGGAAGTCCTGGAGCTGGGAATGTGAGAAGTAATAAGATGCGACctcaccaggcaagtggttaaggggagTGGAAGCCAGTAAGGGAAAGGTTACAATAGTGGAAGTGGGAGAAGATAAGTGAGTGGACCAGGGAATAAGTTGCATTCTAGTGGGGAAGGTGTAGTCTGGGACTGGAGGTGGAGGCAGCGCAGGAGAAGTCCTGGAGCTGGGAATGTGAGAAGTAATAAGATGCGACctcaccaggcaagtggttaaggggagTGGAAGCCAGTAAGGGAAAGGTTACAATAGTGGAAGTGGGAGAAGATAAGTGAGTAGACCAGAGAATAAGTTGCATTCTAGTGAGGAAGGTGAAGTCTGGGACAGTCCCTGGAGATTACTATCGCCACCTTGGGGCAGGGCTGTGAACAGCATGGTGCATTATTTTCCTgtcctgtctgtcacatgtccctgGGATTTCTGACCAGTCTTTCCATCCCATAGGAAGTGTCCATAGAGGAGAAGATGAAAGAACTAGACATCAACCAGGATAATGAGTTGAAGTTTAATGAGTATTGGAGGCTAATTGGAGAGATGGCCAAGGGAGTTAAGAAAGAGGTCAAGGCCAAGAAGAAGTGACCCCGCCGTGGCCCAAAGAGGTCGACACATGACTCTCACTGTGGCCCTAAGAGGGCGACACAATTCATTTGGAAGAAAGTGATGTAATAATAAAGAGCCACCTCTTGTGCCTGACCATGTCCTTATTTGTATTATTACATGTGATAATATGGTTCCTATAGGAAATTAACGCTGGCCCGGTGTTCCCAGGTaagactgcacatgcacaggtggcAAGGGGGTAACTCCCCCCCTGTCCcccggtccccaccaaaaaaggggGCTCGGAGCTGTGTAATATTTGTAAATACTGGATGTCCTGCAAATGAATGAGCGTGGCTTCCTTCTCTGTATTATACCCAGCTATAATCAGCATGTAGTGGTGCCACTTACCAGCGCATGATGCAGCCTGCAATGATTAGCGCGTTGTACTATGCTACTGTATGCCATGTTGTAATGCACCACTGTACGCCATGCTGTACTACACCACTGTATGCCATGTTGTACTACATCACTGTATGCCATGTTGTACTACACCACTGTATGCCATGTTGTACTACACCACTGTACGCCATGTTGTACTATGCAACTGTATGCCATGTTGTACTACACCACTGTACGCCATGTTGTACTACGCAACTGTATGCCATGTTGTACTACACCACTGTACGCCATGTTGTACTACGCAACTGTATGCCATGTTGTACTACACCACTGTACGCCATGTTGTACTACACCACTGTATGCCATGTTGTACTACACCACTGTATGCCATGTTGTACTACACCACTGTATGCCATGTTGTACTACGCAACTGTATGCCATGTTGTACTACACCACTGTACGCCATGTTGTACTACGCCACCCCATGCCATGTTGTACTACGCAACTATACGCCATGTTGTACTATACCACTGTATGCCACGTTGTACTGCACCTCTGTACTCCATGCTGTACTACACCACTGTACGCCATGTTGTACTATGCCACTGTATACCATGTTGTACTACACCACTGTATGCCATGTTGTACTACGCCACAGTATGCCATGTTGTACTGTGCTACTGCATGCCACATATTATGATGCCACTGTATGCTACATTGTATTACGCcattgtatgccatgttgtgctaCGCCACTGTATGTCATGTTGTACTACACCACTGTATGCCACatattacactactgtacaccATGTTGTACTACACCACTGTATGTCACGTTGTACTACACCACTGTATGTCACGTTGTACTACACCACTGTATGCCACATATTACACTACTGTACGCCACTGAGCATGATGAGCTTCCCACGGCCTCAGTGACCAGCATATTACACCCCAGTAATCCCAATAACAGCGCTGCCGCACACTTCCGGAGGGGACTGACAATTCTATCCAACATAGCAAAAAAAGGATATATTTGTTTAAAGTGCGCTATAAATGTTATAAAGGCAGCCGTCACATATCCCAAAAGGGAACACCTTATCCCTAAATGTTAGAGCTGCCAGAAGAATAGATGAATATGTGCAAAAAGGCGCCTAAATAACAAAGATGAATAATATGTTTATGGATAAAAACATATATCTTTATTTATCACAATTAAGAGAAAAATAccataaaaataacaataacaataaaaaaTACCATATAAAACAAAGTGTATACTATTGCACTGTCCCAAAATGTTTCTCACCCTCTTTTGGATTTGCGGTgggccgctaaatcgcccagtgtgctttcacatcgcacactgacccggttcgacacggcaatatgccgtgtcggtaccgggttatttgtgcgatgtgaaaggggtataagaggtcgGTGACACCGGCCCAGTTTCTACATTCTGGAGTTTCTTGCCAATAGCTCTGTATTTTATATACCAGAATCACCCAGACACACGTCCACATTACAGCAAGCCGGAGGCTGTCCTCCCCCGAGCATCACTAACGTCACATGGTGAGAACACGCTATGGAGGACACACAACATATTGTGGGAATTTCACCAGTGACGCAGACTTCTGGCAGCTTCTCAACACGCCGCATACGCCCATTCTTCATCAGGGAGCGCTTCCATGTCTTCCTCCCATTTGGGTCTTAATTTTACAAAACCATGTtgtggaattacacatcccagcgtgAACTGCTAGTTTTTGCATGACcctactgtggcaggacatgctgggatgtgtagttctacaacagcagtAGGGCTGCTTCTTGAATGCCCCTGGTCTACATAATGAAACTTCTAGTCTTTGCTGCCCTCATGTGGTTATTACAGGGTTCTACACCCTCAGCCTTTACCCCTGTCACTCAAGTCTGACCTCTGTAAATcagatatacccccctccccccaggccCTGTAGAGAGGTCAGAGGTTGCCGTGTCCCCATCAGAAGACTGGCCTATACCAATAACCGCAGTGTAGTGCCTGGGACACAATGGGGCAAATGCATCAATGCTAGGAGagtgaccaaccaatcagctcctaactgccatttttcaaacccagcctgtaacatgacacaaaggagctgattagctggtactttatctctctcccagcatTGATGCATATGCCCCAATGTCCGGTTAATTCCAAATATCCAGAAGCAATTTTGTAATACCTGTCCTGGCTGGGGCATAGTGTCAGAACCAATCCCTATTGACTCTTGGGGGTTGCATTTACTGAAGTTGTATCAATTCCATATCGATGAAAATCAATCTTAACCGATGTTGGGTTTcaggggctgaaacacacatttactaacaggtgattttttaatagtattttttaaatgttagtaaaagtGTGTTTTAGCGCTGTTAGACTCTGTGGGCAGTCCCGCATTATTCATGGCACCGCGGCCCAGTGACATCATCAGGATTGTACGTGTGCAGTGTATCCCATCACCATGGTTACGTGGAGCGCTGAGTGATCAGTAGATTCTGTGGATCATGTAAGGAGGCGCCAGTTGGGCAGCTGAGCCCTTCAGAGTCTGATTTCACCCTTTGGCCTGTGCTGGTGATATTCTGCTGTAATCTaatttattctgttatattgtattctGAGAAAGACTGCTGCATTCTTGTCTGGAAGCAGAGACGTTTTTTTGCGGCGTGCAAGGTCCCCCGCTGCGGCACTTTTGGTGGCTTCTGGCGCTCTCCCTCCTCTATTATTACTACTCTgcttgggggcggagtttcacttaatatttgcattgtga encodes the following:
- the S100A13 gene encoding protein S100-A13 — protein: MAAAQTEVERAIVTVVKCFFDHACEEGKKETLSVGEFSKLVSTELPHLMKEVSIEEKMKELDINQDNELKFNEYWRLIGEMAKGVKKEVKAKKK